One window from the genome of Echinicola vietnamensis DSM 17526 encodes:
- a CDS encoding M23 family metallopeptidase, with translation MSRIKYYYDPKTCKYERYTKSKWDILLGVLGFLSLSSIFAVGILMIFSYYFDSPKELMLKQENEELKLYYEMMEKEVSHLNEMMTDLKDRDDNLYRVIFESEPIPTSIRDAGYGGSDRFKELKEKGLQQEDLIMDVMSKVGKLKKQMYIQSLSYDELAEKALNKEEYWASIPAIQPIHNEDLKRLASGYGMRIHPILKVRKMHTGIDFSAPKGTPIYATGDGTVVEVKTEFGGYGKSVTIDHGFGFETRYGHMNEFNVRRGQKVKRGDQIGTVGNTGSSTAPHVHYEVIKEGRTINPVHYFFKDLEPSEFDKILELASKENQSLS, from the coding sequence ATGAGTAGAATAAAATATTACTACGATCCCAAAACCTGTAAATACGAACGATACACTAAGAGCAAATGGGACATTTTATTAGGGGTCCTTGGCTTTCTTTCTCTATCTTCGATTTTTGCAGTGGGGATACTAATGATCTTTAGTTACTATTTCGACAGCCCCAAGGAGCTGATGCTAAAGCAAGAAAACGAAGAACTAAAGCTATACTACGAAATGATGGAGAAGGAAGTCTCTCACCTAAATGAGATGATGACCGACTTAAAGGACCGCGATGACAATCTTTACCGCGTGATATTCGAATCAGAGCCCATCCCCACTTCCATCAGGGACGCGGGCTACGGCGGTTCTGACCGTTTTAAAGAGCTCAAAGAAAAAGGACTCCAACAAGAGGACCTCATCATGGACGTCATGAGCAAAGTGGGGAAACTCAAAAAGCAAATGTATATCCAATCCCTTTCTTACGATGAACTAGCCGAAAAGGCACTGAACAAGGAAGAGTACTGGGCATCCATCCCTGCGATTCAGCCCATCCACAATGAAGACCTTAAGAGACTTGCCTCTGGATATGGAATGCGAATTCATCCTATTCTAAAGGTGCGTAAAATGCATACAGGAATAGATTTTTCTGCCCCAAAAGGCACTCCTATCTATGCGACGGGTGACGGCACAGTAGTCGAAGTCAAGACGGAATTTGGTGGATACGGAAAATCAGTAACCATCGATCATGGTTTTGGTTTTGAAACCCGGTATGGGCATATGAATGAATTTAATGTACGGAGAGGCCAAAAAGTAAAAAGAGGAGACCAAATCGGAACGGTAGGCAATACCGGTTCTTCTACAGCCCCACACGTGCATTATGAAGTGATCAAGGAAGGACGCACCATTAACCCTGTCCATTACTTCTTCAAAGATCTTGAACCTAGCGAGTTCGACAAAATCCTTGAACTTGCCTCCAAAGAGAATCAGTCACTTTCTTGA
- a CDS encoding YwbE family protein — translation MPDGRSRKDIKVGDLVEVVQKHHQRSGELTEGLVKRILTKSPQHPHGIKVQLDTGEVGRVKNILEED, via the coding sequence ATGCCTGACGGAAGAAGTAGAAAAGACATTAAAGTAGGAGACTTAGTAGAAGTGGTCCAAAAACATCATCAACGGAGTGGAGAACTCACGGAAGGATTGGTAAAGCGAATTTTGACCAAGTCACCGCAACATCCCCATGGAATCAAGGTGCAGCTCGATACTGGAGAAGTCGGAAGAGTGAAAAATATTTTGGAAGAGGACTAA
- a CDS encoding TlpA disulfide reductase family protein — MTKFNYMFVLAALLMVAACSNEVKEEAFDGEVIISGKLANTPEGELILSKYTDNSVEPIDTLKVKDNGKFEYSLSLEGPAFYELDLFGVKQVRLALYNEDVTVDYDFDNEESLAVSGSFDTEQVGKVDQLAEDYQAQINQLNSEYYEALSAKDEAAVKSIQEKALSLESDHSEKVKSTIDGMNGSFAALAAVGMLNPRNDFSYIDSLVTELDTKYPETKMIVALKQQLDEMRALSIGQPAPEIALPNPEGEEIKLSDFKGKYVLIDFWAAWCKPCREENPNVVRLYNEYHEKGFEVFGVSLDRSKDAWTKAIEEDNLTWTHVSDLKYFNSEAAATYKINAIPATYMIDPEGKIIAKDLRGPALENKLKEIFE, encoded by the coding sequence ATGACCAAGTTCAATTATATGTTTGTCCTTGCTGCCCTTTTGATGGTGGCAGCCTGTTCGAATGAAGTGAAAGAAGAAGCTTTTGATGGTGAAGTCATCATCAGTGGAAAGCTGGCAAATACGCCAGAAGGTGAGCTCATACTTTCAAAATATACGGATAATAGTGTAGAGCCGATTGATACCTTAAAAGTAAAGGACAATGGGAAGTTTGAATACAGCCTTAGCTTGGAGGGGCCAGCGTTTTACGAACTGGATCTTTTTGGTGTAAAACAGGTGCGATTGGCGCTTTATAATGAAGATGTAACCGTGGATTATGATTTTGATAATGAAGAGAGTTTGGCCGTCAGCGGGTCATTTGATACGGAGCAAGTGGGAAAAGTAGATCAATTGGCAGAGGATTATCAAGCGCAAATCAACCAACTCAACAGTGAATATTATGAAGCGCTCTCCGCTAAGGATGAGGCAGCAGTAAAAAGTATCCAAGAAAAAGCGTTGAGCTTGGAGTCTGATCATTCTGAAAAGGTAAAAAGTACCATTGATGGGATGAATGGGAGTTTTGCAGCCTTGGCAGCCGTAGGAATGCTGAACCCACGAAACGATTTTTCCTACATCGATAGTTTGGTGACGGAGTTGGATACGAAATATCCAGAAACCAAGATGATCGTGGCGCTGAAGCAGCAGCTTGATGAAATGCGTGCTTTGAGCATAGGGCAGCCAGCCCCGGAGATAGCGCTTCCCAATCCTGAAGGAGAAGAGATCAAACTTTCAGATTTTAAAGGTAAGTATGTCCTGATTGATTTTTGGGCTGCTTGGTGTAAACCTTGTAGAGAGGAAAACCCTAATGTGGTAAGACTGTACAATGAATACCATGAGAAAGGGTTTGAAGTGTTTGGTGTTTCTTTGGACAGAAGCAAAGATGCATGGACCAAGGCCATTGAAGAAGATAACCTTACATGGACACATGTGTCGGATTTGAAATATTTCAATTCCGAAGCTGCGGCTACTTATAAAATCAATGCGATTCCTGCTACATATATGATTGATCCTGAGGGGAAAATTATTGCAAAGGACCTGAGAGGGCCGGCTTTGGAAAATAAATTAAAAGAAATTTTCGAATAA
- the cfa gene encoding cyclopropane fatty acyl phospholipid synthase, producing MLFLQWDSISFFELSNQNNALMDSYKKTITELLEFAGIQLNGKAPYDPQIHHDQFYKRVMREGSLGLGEAYMEGWWDCDRLDEFFYRVLRANLDQKVKGNFKVLWQGMKARLFNLQTKSHAKDIIVQHYNVGNDLYEKMLDEYMMYSCGYWQDVDNLDEAQENKLELICQKLKLKPGQRVLDIGCGWGGFAAYAAKNYHVEVVGITLSEEQAKLAKQRCAGLPVEIRLQDYRDVDEPFDRILSIGMMEHVGAKNHREYMKTVYHNLKDDGISLVHTIGNNASFQYTDPWIDKYIFPNSLIPSAAQLTRAMEGYLLLEDWHNFGLHYDYTLMAWLERFRIAWGSLRKEYGETFYRMWEYYLTCCAGSFRARKNQLWQVVMVKDTFKGDYKAVRSVNQTHSV from the coding sequence ATGTTGTTCCTACAGTGGGATAGCATCAGTTTTTTTGAATTAAGCAACCAAAATAACGCACTCATGGACTCCTATAAAAAGACCATAACTGAGTTGTTGGAATTTGCAGGTATTCAGTTAAATGGAAAAGCACCCTATGATCCGCAAATACATCACGATCAATTTTACAAACGAGTGATGCGAGAAGGATCCCTGGGCCTTGGGGAAGCTTATATGGAAGGATGGTGGGATTGTGACCGACTTGATGAATTTTTTTATCGGGTTTTACGCGCCAACCTCGACCAAAAAGTGAAAGGCAACTTCAAGGTGCTTTGGCAAGGTATGAAAGCTCGATTGTTTAACCTGCAAACCAAAAGTCACGCTAAGGACATCATTGTTCAGCATTATAATGTAGGAAATGACCTTTATGAAAAGATGCTGGATGAATACATGATGTATAGTTGTGGATATTGGCAAGACGTGGATAACCTGGATGAAGCCCAAGAAAACAAATTAGAACTGATCTGTCAAAAATTAAAGCTCAAGCCAGGCCAGCGGGTATTGGATATTGGTTGTGGTTGGGGAGGGTTTGCGGCCTATGCTGCGAAGAATTACCATGTGGAAGTGGTGGGGATTACCCTTTCTGAGGAACAGGCCAAACTGGCCAAACAGCGGTGTGCAGGACTCCCTGTGGAAATAAGGTTGCAGGATTACAGGGATGTTGACGAACCGTTTGATAGGATCTTGTCTATCGGAATGATGGAACATGTAGGGGCCAAAAACCACCGTGAATACATGAAAACGGTTTATCATAATTTAAAGGATGATGGTATTTCATTGGTGCATACCATAGGGAACAATGCTTCTTTCCAATATACGGATCCGTGGATCGATAAATACATTTTTCCAAACAGTTTGATTCCTTCCGCTGCACAATTGACGCGGGCCATGGAGGGCTATCTACTGCTTGAAGACTGGCATAATTTCGGATTGCACTATGACTATACCTTGATGGCTTGGTTGGAGCGTTTTAGGATCGCTTGGGGTAGCTTAAGGAAGGAATATGGAGAAACGTTTTACCGGATGTGGGAGTATTACTTGACCTGCTGTGCAGGATCTTTCAGGGCCAGGAAAAATCAACTTTGGCAGGTGGTGATGGTAAAGGATACCTTCAAAGGAGACTATAAGGCCGTTCGGTCTGTCAATCAAACCCATTCCGTATGA
- the gatB gene encoding Asp-tRNA(Asn)/Glu-tRNA(Gln) amidotransferase subunit GatB, which translates to MPSQEIKDKYELVVGLEVHVQLLTKSKMYASDSTEFGNLPNTNISVITLGHPGTLPKVNKRAVEFAMKLGLACKSEITRHNIFARKNYFYPDLPKGYQLTQDKNPVCVGGTVPITLEKSGVTREIELTRIHMEEDAGKSMHLAGEVDTLVDFNRAGVPLLEIVTEPCIRASEEAYQFMSEIRKLVRYLEICDGNMEEGSMRCDANISIRLKGDTELGKKVEVKNMNSFRNVARAIEHEFDRQIDMMEKGETIISETRTFDATTGLTAGMRTKEDLNDYRYFPEPDLSPVVISDEWLQQISESMPSLPRELHERFVNAFGLPEYDANVLTDSKEIALYFEALCGETNNYKAASNWMMGPVKSYLNELTLHIEDFPVRPKQLASLIALIDEGKVNFSVASQKVYPEMIKDPSQSPLEIAQKLNLIQESDEGSLKPIVESVLAENEAKVAEYKSGKKGLLGMFMGQVMKKSKGKADPKVANKILTELLEN; encoded by the coding sequence ATGCCTTCACAGGAGATCAAAGATAAATACGAATTGGTAGTAGGACTGGAAGTCCATGTTCAGCTGCTGACCAAAAGTAAGATGTACGCTTCTGATTCTACGGAATTCGGAAACCTGCCAAACACCAATATTTCAGTCATCACACTGGGCCATCCCGGCACCCTTCCCAAGGTGAACAAACGGGCCGTCGAATTTGCGATGAAGCTTGGTTTGGCTTGTAAAAGTGAGATTACGCGGCACAATATTTTTGCCCGTAAGAACTATTTCTATCCTGATCTTCCAAAAGGATATCAGCTTACCCAGGATAAAAATCCCGTCTGTGTCGGGGGAACCGTACCCATCACGCTCGAAAAGTCAGGAGTTACGCGGGAAATTGAGCTTACCCGGATCCACATGGAAGAAGATGCCGGTAAATCCATGCACCTCGCTGGGGAAGTGGATACCTTGGTGGATTTTAACAGGGCAGGGGTGCCTTTGTTGGAAATCGTGACCGAGCCATGCATCAGGGCGTCCGAAGAAGCTTACCAATTTATGTCAGAAATCCGGAAATTGGTACGATATTTAGAAATCTGTGATGGAAACATGGAAGAAGGATCCATGCGGTGCGACGCCAATATTTCCATCCGACTTAAAGGTGATACGGAGTTGGGCAAGAAAGTGGAAGTGAAAAACATGAACTCCTTCCGTAACGTGGCCCGCGCCATAGAGCATGAATTTGATCGTCAGATCGATATGATGGAAAAAGGCGAAACGATCATCTCAGAGACAAGGACATTTGATGCTACCACAGGCCTTACAGCGGGTATGCGTACAAAAGAGGACTTGAACGATTACCGGTATTTTCCAGAGCCTGATTTGAGCCCAGTGGTGATTTCAGATGAATGGCTGCAACAAATCAGCGAGTCGATGCCTTCTCTCCCCAGAGAACTGCATGAGCGATTTGTGAATGCGTTTGGCTTGCCGGAATATGATGCCAACGTGTTAACGGACAGTAAGGAAATCGCCCTTTATTTTGAAGCGCTATGTGGAGAAACCAATAACTACAAAGCGGCATCCAACTGGATGATGGGACCTGTGAAGTCCTATTTGAATGAGTTGACCCTTCATATTGAAGATTTTCCTGTTCGACCAAAACAATTGGCCAGCTTGATCGCATTGATAGACGAAGGCAAAGTGAACTTTTCGGTGGCCTCTCAAAAGGTATATCCTGAAATGATCAAAGATCCTTCTCAGTCACCACTGGAAATCGCTCAAAAGCTTAATCTTATCCAAGAAAGTGACGAAGGATCGCTAAAGCCTATCGTAGAGAGTGTGTTGGCAGAAAATGAAGCAAAAGTAGCGGAGTACAAATCCGGTAAGAAAGGGTTGCTTGGTATGTTTATGGGCCAAGTAATGAAAAAGTCCAAAGGAAAGGCAGACCCTAAAGTGGCCAATAAAATTTTAACAGAACTCCTAGAAAACTAA
- a CDS encoding LacI family DNA-binding transcriptional regulator yields the protein MSEKHQLTLKDIARELGLAVSTVSRALKSHPDISEETIKLVKEYAEKHHYVPNLLAVNFRKSKTFNIGLIIPELVHQFFSSIISGVLSESNAHGYNVMICQSNEHVDDEKKVAKALLNSRVDGVIISLSNETTEVAHLEEFLAAEIPVVQVDKIIEGFDTPKVIVNDYSGAHQAVTELIKRGYRKIAHIRGRLNVHHSNERFRGYAAALSENDISYPEHYINVCEHLTQEEGYHFAKSLMASESPPDAIFCVTDLVALGVMRYLRESAINVPNEVGVIGFSNWQLGEIISPTLSTVHQPGFELGEKATALLIDKINNGLDSPNEQVVLDADLIVRESVR from the coding sequence ATGTCCGAAAAGCATCAGTTAACATTAAAAGATATTGCCAGGGAGCTCGGGTTGGCGGTCTCTACTGTTTCTCGAGCACTGAAGTCACATCCTGACATCAGTGAAGAAACCATCAAATTGGTGAAGGAGTATGCTGAAAAGCATCACTATGTCCCAAACCTCTTGGCAGTAAATTTCAGGAAGAGTAAAACCTTTAATATTGGCCTGATTATCCCTGAACTGGTTCATCAGTTTTTTTCATCTATCATCAGTGGGGTGCTCAGTGAGTCCAATGCCCATGGATATAATGTCATGATCTGCCAGTCCAATGAACATGTGGACGATGAAAAAAAAGTGGCCAAAGCCTTGCTGAACAGCCGAGTGGACGGGGTGATTATTTCCCTTTCCAATGAAACTACTGAAGTGGCGCATTTGGAAGAATTCTTGGCTGCAGAAATCCCGGTAGTTCAGGTAGACAAGATTATTGAGGGCTTTGATACGCCAAAGGTCATCGTCAATGATTACAGTGGAGCCCATCAGGCCGTAACTGAATTGATAAAAAGAGGGTATCGGAAAATTGCCCATATCCGTGGTCGACTTAATGTCCATCACTCTAATGAGCGTTTTAGAGGGTATGCAGCCGCACTGTCTGAAAATGACATCAGTTATCCAGAACATTATATAAACGTTTGTGAGCACTTGACCCAAGAAGAAGGCTACCATTTCGCGAAATCGTTGATGGCATCAGAGAGTCCACCGGACGCCATATTTTGCGTTACCGACTTGGTGGCGCTGGGAGTAATGCGATATCTGAGAGAGTCAGCTATAAATGTGCCCAATGAAGTAGGGGTGATTGGTTTCAGCAATTGGCAGCTTGGTGAAATTATCAGTCCTACGCTCAGCACGGTTCATCAGCCCGGCTTTGAACTGGGGGAAAAAGCTACAGCCTTGTTGATCGATAAAATCAACAATGGATTGGATAGTCCCAATGAGCAGGTGGTGCTGGATGCTGACTTGATCGTAAGGGAGTCCGTTCGGTGA
- a CDS encoding LytR/AlgR family response regulator transcription factor: MLNAIAIDDEPMALEVIKSHTSKVSFVDLKDSFTNAFKALDYLQDHAVDLIFLDIKMPDISGMEFALLPQQKPMIIFTTAYSEHAVKSFELDAVDYLLKPFSLPRFIKACTKANELWMLKNQQTAEASSIFLKTGYEQVKVQLDDILFLEAAGNYVTFQTTESKILTRMTFTDAEKMLPSTFYRIHRSFMVNKAKIDKIERHQVTVHKHTIPIGSSYADNLKSNLIP, from the coding sequence ATGCTGAACGCTATCGCCATCGACGACGAACCCATGGCCTTGGAAGTAATCAAAAGCCATACTTCCAAGGTTTCCTTTGTGGACCTAAAAGACTCCTTTACCAATGCCTTTAAAGCCTTGGACTATTTGCAGGACCATGCGGTGGATTTGATATTTTTGGATATTAAGATGCCCGATATTTCGGGAATGGAATTCGCGCTACTCCCCCAGCAGAAACCGATGATCATCTTCACCACTGCCTATTCGGAGCATGCGGTCAAAAGTTTTGAGCTCGATGCAGTAGATTACCTGCTGAAGCCCTTTTCACTCCCCCGCTTCATAAAAGCTTGCACCAAAGCCAATGAACTATGGATGCTGAAAAACCAGCAAACGGCTGAAGCCTCATCCATATTTCTCAAAACTGGCTATGAGCAAGTAAAGGTTCAGCTGGATGACATCCTCTTTCTAGAGGCGGCTGGAAATTACGTTACCTTCCAAACCACCGAAAGTAAAATCCTGACACGCATGACTTTTACGGATGCTGAAAAAATGCTTCCCTCCACCTTTTACCGAATCCATCGCTCGTTCATGGTCAACAAAGCAAAAATTGACAAAATCGAAAGGCACCAAGTAACCGTACACAAACATACAATCCCGATCGGAAGCAGTTATGCTGATAACCTTAAGTCAAATCTCATTCCATAA
- the alaS gene encoding alanine--tRNA ligase produces the protein MDAKRIRSTFIEYFQSKQHQFVPSAPIVVKNDPTLMFTNAGMNQFKDYFLGNETPATTRATNSQKCLRVSGKHNDLEEVGVDTYHHTMFEMLGNWSFGDYFKKEAIAWSWELLTEVYKLPVDRLYVTVFEGDEGDGLERDMEAFDMWTAHVDKDRILFGDKTDNFWEMGDVGPCGPCSEIHIDLRTEEEIKAKPGKELVNADHPQVIEVWNLVFIQFNRQANGSLSELPAKHIDTGMGFERLVRAIQNKTSNYDTDVFTPFIAAVEKRAGKKYGEDEKIDIAIRVIVDHIRAISFTIADGQLPSNNKAGYVIRRILRRAVRYGYTFLGFQEPFLYELLPLLSEHFGEMFPEIASQEEFIAKVIYEEEAAFLRTLDNGLKRLDQIKSDLADKGEKVISGKVAFELYDTFGFPLDLTSLIARENGIAVDEKGFDAEMAEQKKRSRAAAEQETGDWVQVSEEANVQFVGYDSLETTSNIIKYREIKEKKGTKYQLVLEETPFYAESGGQVGDKGVLVSEDEIIKVLDTKKENDLIVHFVEKLPQHPEATFTAKVDGKRRGLTMNNHTATHLLHAALKEVLGDHVQQKGSLVNDQLLRFDFSHFSKLSDDEITQVEHIVNKKIRENIPLLEQRNVPIEEAKKMGATALFGEKYGEFVRVITFDKSYSVELCGGTHVASTGKIGLFKIVSEGSISSGVRRIEAISADAAEAYVNEQLEVVKSLQELLKSPKDIAKAVEALVHERNELKKEIESLHLKQTGALKDELLQAVQQVGGTNQVIAKVTLPSADALKKLAFELKNEVDQVIAVIAADIAGKPQIAVVIAEELVKEKSLNAGNAVRELAKAIQGGGGGQPFFATAGGKQLEGLDQVVIKAKEMFSSI, from the coding sequence ATGGACGCTAAAAGAATAAGAAGCACTTTCATCGAGTACTTCCAATCCAAGCAACATCAATTTGTACCTTCTGCACCAATCGTGGTCAAGAACGACCCGACGCTTATGTTTACCAATGCAGGAATGAACCAGTTTAAGGACTATTTCCTTGGGAATGAGACGCCTGCCACTACTCGAGCCACTAACAGTCAAAAGTGCCTAAGAGTTTCCGGTAAGCACAATGACCTGGAGGAAGTAGGGGTAGACACGTATCATCATACGATGTTTGAGATGTTGGGGAACTGGTCTTTTGGTGATTATTTTAAGAAAGAGGCCATTGCTTGGTCATGGGAGTTGTTGACAGAAGTTTACAAGCTGCCTGTGGACAGGCTTTATGTGACGGTTTTTGAAGGAGATGAAGGTGACGGGCTGGAGCGTGACATGGAAGCTTTTGACATGTGGACTGCCCACGTGGACAAGGATAGGATCCTTTTTGGGGACAAAACAGATAACTTTTGGGAAATGGGGGATGTAGGTCCCTGTGGCCCATGTTCTGAAATCCATATAGACCTGCGAACAGAAGAGGAAATCAAGGCCAAGCCAGGAAAAGAACTGGTAAACGCAGATCATCCCCAGGTCATTGAAGTCTGGAACCTGGTCTTTATCCAGTTTAACCGGCAAGCCAACGGAAGCCTTTCCGAACTTCCGGCAAAACACATCGACACCGGGATGGGCTTTGAGCGATTGGTAAGAGCGATCCAGAACAAAACTTCCAATTATGATACCGATGTCTTTACCCCATTTATCGCTGCCGTAGAGAAGAGAGCGGGAAAGAAGTACGGTGAAGATGAAAAAATAGACATCGCAATCCGTGTGATCGTGGACCACATCCGGGCCATTTCATTCACCATTGCAGATGGTCAATTGCCTTCCAATAACAAGGCGGGCTATGTGATTCGCAGGATTTTGAGAAGGGCCGTCAGGTATGGCTATACCTTCCTGGGTTTTCAAGAACCTTTCCTCTATGAGCTGTTGCCATTATTGTCGGAACATTTTGGGGAGATGTTTCCAGAGATTGCTTCTCAGGAAGAATTCATCGCCAAGGTCATTTATGAGGAAGAGGCCGCATTTTTGCGTACCTTGGACAATGGCCTAAAGCGGTTGGATCAGATCAAATCAGACTTAGCAGATAAGGGTGAAAAGGTCATTTCCGGTAAAGTGGCATTTGAGCTGTATGATACCTTTGGGTTTCCGTTGGACCTGACCTCCTTGATAGCAAGGGAAAATGGCATCGCTGTGGATGAAAAGGGCTTCGATGCGGAAATGGCCGAACAGAAAAAACGCTCCCGTGCTGCAGCGGAACAGGAAACAGGTGATTGGGTGCAGGTCAGCGAAGAAGCCAATGTCCAGTTTGTGGGCTATGACAGCCTGGAGACCACGAGCAATATCATCAAGTACAGGGAAATCAAAGAGAAAAAGGGTACAAAATACCAATTGGTACTCGAAGAAACTCCCTTTTATGCTGAAAGTGGCGGGCAAGTAGGGGACAAGGGTGTTTTGGTCAGTGAGGATGAAATCATCAAAGTGCTGGACACGAAAAAGGAGAATGACCTTATTGTGCATTTTGTGGAAAAACTTCCTCAACATCCGGAAGCTACCTTTACGGCCAAAGTGGACGGTAAGCGACGGGGACTGACCATGAACAACCATACGGCGACCCATTTACTTCATGCGGCACTTAAAGAGGTGTTGGGGGATCATGTGCAGCAGAAAGGATCTTTGGTCAATGATCAGCTTCTGCGTTTTGATTTTTCCCATTTCAGTAAATTGAGCGACGATGAAATAACCCAAGTGGAGCATATCGTCAATAAAAAGATCCGGGAAAATATCCCATTGCTCGAGCAAAGGAATGTGCCTATCGAAGAGGCCAAAAAGATGGGGGCTACCGCCTTGTTTGGTGAAAAATACGGTGAATTTGTCAGGGTGATTACCTTTGACAAATCCTATTCCGTGGAGCTTTGTGGGGGAACTCATGTGGCATCCACCGGTAAAATAGGGCTGTTTAAGATCGTGTCTGAAGGGTCCATTTCATCTGGAGTACGGCGAATTGAGGCCATTTCAGCGGATGCGGCTGAAGCGTATGTCAATGAACAACTTGAGGTAGTCAAGTCCCTTCAGGAATTGCTGAAAAGCCCTAAAGATATAGCCAAGGCAGTGGAAGCATTGGTGCATGAGCGAAACGAACTGAAAAAGGAAATCGAATCCCTGCACTTAAAACAAACAGGTGCGTTGAAGGATGAACTTCTCCAAGCTGTCCAGCAAGTAGGCGGAACCAATCAGGTTATTGCCAAAGTGACCCTTCCTTCTGCAGATGCTTTAAAGAAGCTGGCATTTGAATTGAAGAACGAGGTAGATCAGGTGATCGCTGTCATTGCTGCTGATATTGCCGGCAAGCCACAAATTGCCGTGGTCATTGCGGAGGAATTGGTTAAGGAAAAGTCCCTGAATGCCGGTAATGCAGTTAGGGAACTGGCCAAAGCCATACAAGGTGGCGGTGGCGGACAGCCGTTTTTTGCGACAGCGGGAGGTAAGCAGTTGGAAGGACTGGATCAGGTGGTGATCAAGGCCAAAGAGATGTTTTCTTCCATCTAA
- a CDS encoding sensor histidine kinase yields MKEKALQFKQMEWWMVAGVFFLIILTNILGATISIGYIGGNSDEMARYFSTIFIPAILFAAFYFMHIKVVPNYQTEHKIWKLILFSLLIFIVSWIATGAFYMGAEWGDDMFIPFYFAAVALYVGYMFVVSFLKKAVKAQRNPNYLVYNISRIGALYIFLLTFLFKFHHFFNPIILIIYAIVIPSLIVIFIYNYFLVYRKKKKGQTKASKVYYGLLIGLMAGIFFTIAAASGEEEIILVGLVAIALLVLVINPISNALFLKYQGYIEKLDKLNVQLEEKTTDLKQLRNQINPHFLFNALNTIYGISLQENAEKTAESIQKLGDMMRFMLHENTQETIPLDREIDYLINYVDLQQLRIETQENITIEFNRKEEHCKGNIAPMLLIPFIENAFKHGISLQKKSWVKINLRCLEGSLHMDIYNSIHRKSEDDPEGKHSGIGLPNVKQRLQLLYPTRHELVIRENDMEFFVHLSIQLTKS; encoded by the coding sequence ATGAAAGAAAAAGCTTTACAATTTAAACAAATGGAATGGTGGATGGTCGCAGGGGTATTCTTCCTGATCATCCTGACCAATATATTGGGCGCTACAATCAGTATCGGCTACATTGGCGGAAATTCGGACGAAATGGCCCGGTACTTTTCGACCATTTTTATTCCTGCCATCCTCTTCGCTGCTTTCTACTTTATGCACATTAAAGTGGTTCCAAATTATCAGACTGAACATAAAATATGGAAGCTTATCCTTTTCAGTTTGTTGATTTTTATAGTTTCTTGGATAGCTACTGGCGCCTTTTATATGGGTGCTGAATGGGGAGATGACATGTTCATTCCGTTTTACTTTGCCGCTGTGGCCCTCTATGTGGGGTATATGTTTGTGGTATCATTCTTGAAAAAGGCCGTCAAGGCCCAGCGAAACCCTAACTATTTGGTCTATAATATTTCCAGAATTGGGGCACTATATATCTTCTTGCTGACATTCCTCTTCAAGTTTCATCACTTTTTCAATCCGATCATCTTGATCATTTATGCGATCGTAATTCCATCACTTATTGTCATTTTTATTTATAATTACTTTCTCGTCTACCGAAAAAAGAAAAAAGGTCAAACAAAAGCCTCAAAGGTATATTATGGGCTATTGATAGGCTTAATGGCCGGCATATTCTTCACCATTGCGGCTGCCTCTGGTGAGGAAGAAATTATCTTGGTCGGTTTGGTAGCGATTGCCCTTCTGGTACTGGTGATCAATCCCATTTCAAACGCGTTATTCCTTAAATACCAAGGATATATCGAAAAGCTGGACAAACTCAATGTACAACTGGAGGAAAAGACCACTGATCTCAAACAACTCCGCAACCAGATCAACCCCCATTTCCTTTTCAATGCCCTCAATACCATTTATGGCATTTCGCTTCAGGAAAACGCAGAAAAAACGGCTGAAAGCATCCAAAAGCTAGGCGATATGATGCGCTTCATGCTGCATGAAAACACACAGGAAACCATCCCACTGGACAGGGAAATTGACTATTTGATCAATTATGTAGATCTGCAGCAATTAAGAATTGAAACTCAGGAAAATATCACCATCGAATTCAATCGTAAAGAGGAGCACTGTAAAGGCAATATCGCTCCAATGCTGCTGATTCCCTTTATTGAGAATGCATTTAAACACGGCATCAGCCTCCAAAAAAAATCATGGGTAAAAATTAACCTTAGGTGCTTGGAGGGCTCGCTACACATGGATATTTATAACAGCATCCATCGAAAAAGCGAAGATGACCCCGAAGGCAAACATTCCGGTATCGGCCTGCCAAACGTCAAGCAACGGCTCCAGCTGCTCTATCCAACGCGCCACGAGCTGGTGATCCGGGAAAATGACATGGAATTTTTCGTACATTTATCCATACAATTGACCAAATCCTAA